The Acidobacteriota bacterium DNA segment CATCAACCCGAGACATTTCCTCAACCGCCAGCACTGACATAAAAAAAGTTCCGCCAGCGCCGCCGTACTCAGTTGGGACTTCGATTCCCATAATGCCCAGATCAAAATATTCCTTGATCAGGGATCTATCATAAACTGCAGCTCGATCCATTTCAGCCACCTTGGGCCAGACTTTTTCTTTGGCAAAGTCGGCAATACTCGACCGGAAAAGCTGTTCTTCATCGGTCAGCATGGTAAGTGCGGGAACGGCTGCAGCTAACTCTTTTGCTGGTTGACTCATATGAATACTCCATTGAAATGATTGAAATTAAGACACTGGAAGGTCGCCTCATTTATATCACGCAGCATCAAAAGCCTGAAGACGTTTAAGGGGATATCAGGAATGGGCAACTGAGGGTTCAGGGTTCAGAGGTTAAGAAAGTTCAGTTTTCTGAAAGAACAAAACCCAGGTTCTGTGAGATGACAAGAACCTGGGTTTTCGATTTTGGAAATACCACCTTATGAGAGTGGTGGGATGCTATGTGTTTTCAAGTCAACCTGTTATCTGTACCGGAACCCTGACCCCTCAATCATTAGCTGGGGCACACCATTTCTGATCCGAGCCAGGATTCGATTGAGTCTCGTGGTGCGGCTTCGGCATACAGGCGGTGCGGAGTCGCATGGGTGACCTGTACCCGGTAGATCCCAGGTCGTGAGGCAATCTGGCGCGAAACCATCATCACGTGATTGCCGCGCGTATGGCCCTGGACAAATTCTTCTTCCTGGAATGCATCGCCTTTGACCAGGACTTCGACTTCCCGGCCAATCCACTCACGATATCGCCTGAGACTCCAGTCTTTTTGTTTATCCACCAGTCGCATGATTCGTTCAGATTTGACTCGTTGAGGCATATCCTCAAAGTGGCGGGCTGCCGGGGTGCCCTCGCGCTCAGAGTAGATAAACATATAGGCCATGTCATAGCCCACTTCATCATAAAGCGAGAGTGTTTCCTGAAAATCTTCTTCGGTTTCACCGGGGAATCCGACAATCATATCTGTCGAAATCACCATATCCGGCAACAACTTGCGCATCAGGGCAATGCGCTCAAGATAAAATTCACGGGTGTATTCACGAGCCATTCGCCGCAGGATTCGATTCGAACCCGACTGGACCGGCAAATGGATAAACCGACAGACCGATGGCGTTTCAGCAATCGCATAAATCAAGTCGTCTGAGAAATTCATTGGGTGACTGGTGATGAACCGGACCCGTGGAATCCCAACTTGCCCAACCCGACGCAGCAACTCCGCAAATGAAGGAAATCCGTCCAGTTGTCGGCGTTTCCCACCGAGGCCATTTTCCAACCCATAACTATTGACATTTTGCCCAAGCAGGCTGACTTCGAGGATGCCAGCATCGCGCAATGCTTCGACTTCGCGCAGGATATCATCCGCCGGTCGAGAAACCTCCGGGCCGCGCGTGGTCGGAACAATGCAATAGGTACATTTGTGATCACAACCGCGCATGATGGTCACGTGGGCTGAGAGGGTATCCTGAGGCGGCGGCGGCATGTAGAAGTTTAATTCAGATTTGAATTCAAAATCCTGAACCTTGCCTTTTTCAATCGCCGGGACGATTTCGGTAATTGCTCCTGGTCCAAGCATAATCTCCACGCCATATTCGGTGCCCATTCGCTGGCCTTCGGGGAGTTGTGCCAGGCACCCCATCAATCCGACCGTCACCTTTCGTGACCGTTTTTCGCGGCGTAAGACCCCGAGCATCGAGCGGACTTTGTCCACCGGCTTGCCACGCACGGCACAGGTATTGAGCAATACCAGATCGGCATCTTTAATGTCATCTACAAAAGAGTATCCAATCCCGGCCAGTTGGGATTGAATTGCATGGGTGTCATATTCGTTCATTTGACACCCGTAGGTCAAAATACAGGCTCTCACAGCGTATAACTTCCTCTGGTTGATATAAAGTGAATGTAAAGGAGTGTGGATAAAGAACGCACACTATAGCCGAAAACCTGATCAAGGCAAAGGTGTGCAAGCGCGGGAGTTAAGCACCTTGTCATAAATTTCCTGAGATACTGGATTTGGTAAGTATTTGATTCTTTTCGTGTATTTCGTGTGTTTCGTGGTTCAAAATGTCTGGAAATTTTCGGTAAGGTACTTAACCCTGAGTTTGAGGTGGTGACAAGATGACCAAGTGACAAGGTGACAAGGTGACAGGATGACCGAGTGACAGGTGACAAGGTGACAGGGTGACAGGGTGATAGGGGTGATCTGTATTCGAAAACCCCGAACCGGAACCCTGAAAAACTTCCAATTCCAGCCTGCTACCGGCGTTCCTTCACATAAGGAGTCCCCAACGCTTTTGGAGGTAGGGCTTTACCGACAAATCCAGCCAGAAAAATCATCGTGACGACATAGGGAATCATTTGGATAAACTGGGTCGGCACGATAACTCCGCCAAGCTTGATTCCTTGCAGGCGGATTTGAATGGCATCCGTAAACCCAAACAACAGGCAGGCGACCAGCACGCGGGTCGGCATCCAGTTTCCAAAAATCAAAGCCGCGAGGGCAATGTAGCCACGCCCGGAGGTCATGTTGCGGGTATAGAGCGAGTTTTGGCCAATTGAGAGATAAATTCCGCCGATGGCAGCCAGAATTCCTGAAATAAGAACCCCCTGGTACCGCATCCAGTCCACATTCACCCCGGCGGTATCTGCGGCCTGAGGTGTTTCCCCAACCGCCCGCAACCGAAGGCCAAAGCTGGTGTAAAAGAGGACATAGTAGGTGATCGGAACTGCCGCCAGCGCAATCACGATGGGGGTGTAGGGAAGGGTCAATTCCTTCGGCAGGGATGGAGTTGATCCACTGGAAGCAAAAAGCGCCCCGGAAAGCAGGGCTGGGATGCCAAGCATTAAAATATTGATCGCGGCTCC contains these protein-coding regions:
- the miaB gene encoding tRNA (N6-isopentenyl adenosine(37)-C2)-methylthiotransferase MiaB — translated: MRACILTYGCQMNEYDTHAIQSQLAGIGYSFVDDIKDADLVLLNTCAVRGKPVDKVRSMLGVLRREKRSRKVTVGLMGCLAQLPEGQRMGTEYGVEIMLGPGAITEIVPAIEKGKVQDFEFKSELNFYMPPPPQDTLSAHVTIMRGCDHKCTYCIVPTTRGPEVSRPADDILREVEALRDAGILEVSLLGQNVNSYGLENGLGGKRRQLDGFPSFAELLRRVGQVGIPRVRFITSHPMNFSDDLIYAIAETPSVCRFIHLPVQSGSNRILRRMAREYTREFYLERIALMRKLLPDMVISTDMIVGFPGETEEDFQETLSLYDEVGYDMAYMFIYSEREGTPAARHFEDMPQRVKSERIMRLVDKQKDWSLRRYREWIGREVEVLVKGDAFQEEEFVQGHTRGNHVMMVSRQIASRPGIYRVQVTHATPHRLYAEAAPRDSIESWLGSEMVCPS
- a CDS encoding ABC transporter permease — encoded protein: MQYLLDFLLDPSLYASTLRLSTPLILAALGGLFSERVGVINMALEGIMLAGAFTAAAVTYTTQNPWIGFLSAILAGLAVAGLHAFCCIKCRADQVVVGAAINILMLGIPALLSGALFASSGSTPSLPKELTLPYTPIVIALAAVPITYYVLFYTSFGLRLRAVGETPQAADTAGVNVDWMRYQGVLISGILAAIGGIYLSIGQNSLYTRNMTSGRGYIALAALIFGNWMPTRVLVACLLFGFTDAIQIRLQGIKLGGVIVPTQFIQMIPYVVTMIFLAGFVGKALPPKALGTPYVKERR